ttCTTATAAAAAAAGGATAGAAAAAAACAATTGTTAATTCATTTGGATATTACATACTGTTTAATGTAAACTAGATACTTACGTATTACTTTTACTGAAGAAAAAAGGCCAACTTGATGTCTTGGAGCTGACTTTCATTTCTCTGGTTATGGAGTGAACGCATGATGAAAGGAAGGATGTTTTGCTGGGGGTTCCGATGGCTCCATGTGCTGGAGCCTGGACTAACAGGCTTTTCCAGGCCTATGTGGGTTAATCCGCGGTTACATAAGAGCATCTCTAatggttctgtgtgttttgctgcaggTGATGAGTTAAATGGTGCACAGTCTAAACTCCACTTTAGCCTCAGACCAGGTCGCAGAGTCACTGAACGATGCCGAGTGTGTCAAAATACACACAGTTGACATACTGGCTGCACACCGGGGTCAACTCAGGTCAAATCGTAAAGGCCAGGACCAGGATTAGAGCCGCTGGCTGCACATTTAGACGCTccagagtgacaggaagcagctctttAATGGCACTGATGCAGAGAAATCTGCTGGTACAGCAATAAACCATCTACTAGGCTGCACTCCCGAAGGTTCTGAGAACCTCCTGAAACTGCTGCCCCGGTGCTCCATTTCTGTCAGCACTCGTGTGAATCGGCTTAGAGACAACCGGTCTGTCCTCCAGGTGGACCTTCGGCGTGTCCTTGTCTTATGATCGTCCTAAACCGTTTCTGGTGCTGCTGACCCGCCGCGCCGACACGCTGGATTAAGTTCTGTTGTTCCCAGTCCGGATCCTTCTGCACCTCACTGTTGCTAAAATAAACAGATTGTCCTGCAGCTGGACAAAGATTTACTCTTTAAACCAACACGACCCAACAGATCCTAAACAGCGTCACcgtaaactgcagctcctttaAGGCTTGTGATGTGCGTTTGTCTCCCAGAGGACGTCCTGACGAAGGACGCGGGGGAATGTGCGATCTGCCTGGACGAGCTGCTGCAGGGAGACACCATCGCTCGCCTGCCCTGCCTCTGCATTTACCATAAAGGGTATGAACTCTGCCGCTCCGCTTTGATTGTGATGCTGAGGTTCTGAGTTTAACATCACTTCATACTCACTGTCTTAATCAGCTGCATTGACAACTGGTTTGAAGTGAACAGGTCGTGTCCAGAGCATCCGTCAGACTGAAGCGCTCTTTGCACAGGTAAAGGTGGTCTGTCACTTTCCAcgttagggttttttttgttggacGATtatctgattgttttttttgatGATGTGTGGACTAACTGCAGGTCCAGGGGACAGCTGGACACCAACCACTGTGATCAGTTCATCCCACCAGTGTGCCAAATCTCATTTCAACTCTTCAGGGATTTATGTTTAAGTTGCACATCCCGCACAGCCATGACGATCAGAGTCACACGGGACTTCCAGGCGTGACGGCGAGCACATGTCAGCTGATGCCTGAGGAGGTGGATGTAGAGCCAAGACTGTTCAGTCCCTCCAGGATTCCTGGGGCCAAAAATGCCTAATTTATTGTAAAATTGTCAGAGGGAAAAAGACTAAGTGGTTGAGTGTTTTTCTAATaatctaattaaaatgtaaGTTTCTGTAAAAGTTATCGATCAGATTTTATATCAGCATCTTTATCATTACATTTTCTGACCCACATTTCATGGTCTGATTGGTCAATTTTacagaaaaaagtgaaatttCACAAAAACGTGTAGGATTTGTGGAGTTTATGGGAATTGTTGCAGCGACGCTAAATTCCTGGAGGGACTGactttagccccgcccacttctaCTGCTTCAGCCCCACATGGTGTTTCTTTCCTGTGGTGGGGCCCGATCTTGGACGTCAGCTTCTACAGCATCTCCACGAGCAGTTGAAGGGCACAAACTCATGTTTGCTGTGTGTAAGAGACCTGCTGAGCATGGCGTGTACAGGATAAACTCTGAGGATGCACAGATGGATGTTTGTGAAGGATCCTCAGGGTTCATCGTTTTGAACGGTTGTTCCTTGACTCAGACCCTCTCGTGTCTACCGTGCCTTTGAGACCAGACTGAGCCAACAGGACCGGCTGCAGTTGTACCTGTGCAGGTAAATGAGCCACGAGCCTGCAGCTGggactgaagctgctgcagcaacgGTGCCAATAAACTGTGAATACCTTCCAGCACTCTCCTCTCTCATTAGTGCTTCTCCATTCTCTCCTGGGCCCGTGAGCGCCTCCTTTCCACTGGAGGATCCCAGTAGAAcaaaatatttgcacatttttcttTACTCTGAAAACTTGGTTTTTCTTCAGATACCAACATTTCACAGTGAAAATGTAACTAAATTTATATTTTCTTgctttaaacaacatgtcattGCATTGAAGTGGCAATAGCAAGATTCAAACGTGATAAATACAGTTATAGCTTAAAGGACCCTCATATATGAAATTTTAAAACATACTTTTGTCTATTTTTGGGGCTGTTTTGCTGGCAGCTGTCATAGATGGATGTTTACTTACAGGGTTTCTTGTGGCAGTAGTGTTTCGCTATACAAATGCAGCACAGACGGCAAATGTATAAGAATGCTCACAAAATATTCACCAGTTAATTTCAATAAGAAATTGTCTTTATTGAACATAAAAATACTGGCCCGGACACAAGGCTGAATTTTCTAGACATGTGATTGTTATGTCTTTAAGTTGTTTCGTGGTTATTGTTCCAtcaatcatctttttttttaaagttttgttgGGGGAAAAACTTCTAGAACTtccaaaatgtaatatttgatttttttgttttgatccTTTGGTTAACTTTTTTTTCAGCTTTGACACTCACATGTTGCTGAATTACACCGCTCTCAGTGTCCATTTCCGTGTTTCTATTCATCACTTTAAATCTCAGAGATTATCTGTAAATTTTAGTGAAGAAAGTTTCCAGAAATACATTCAGGAGCTTTGACTCTTGTGAAAATGTAATTCTGATGTCATTTCAGCAGCTTCAGTCTCATTAGTTCAGATTTTTTCTGCACTGTCTTTACACCTTTTGTACATTACTGAGGCATACAgcaattaaataaaagaaatgtatCATTAGCACAGTACTTTAATTGTAATTTGAATGCAAGGAGTCCTGTTTTTCTTAAAGATCTGATCAAAAGTAAGCCTTATGAGCCGTTTAGTGTCacctttttattttgctgttttttaaaattttatataatttattttcCTTAGTTATCAGCCCCTGATATATGtccaaataattaaaaatgattttgaaaCTTATGTCGACAATAAAATATGTCAAATCTTCTCTTTTACTTTGAATACGTGATCTTGTATGGGCAGGGGCTGCATTAATCTTAACCCATTTTTGTACATTGTCATGCTGTCCTGTCACAGTTAAAACATCAATCACGGAACATACTGCAAGATTTTTTTGAAGCTGCTAATGATTAGAAAATAGATCAAGCGGAGGGAAAGGTTGTgtaaaaaaatttaaataaataaataaagtagacTTCAAGTACCAGCATGCACCATTCCAGTTCCTGGATACGTCATAAAGTCGCGACTGCTAGGACGGCTGCCGTTAATGGATTCTGAGGTTCTCTTGGTATTTGGCTTTAAATGTAACAATGGCGGAGTCCATAAAGATTGAAAATGTTCAAGATCGGTTGGATTGCCTTCAGGAgcttacagagttcacagaaaAATGTAGAAAACGGCTAAATGATATATTTGACACGCTGGGATGGTCGTGGACCTATGAGGACGCTAACAAAGTAAGTTAGCAGCTAACGCTGGAGCCTGTTGATTTTTGTCTATTATAAGGATTAACTTTACGATTTAAAATATCCTGACAAACACTCCATAACCTTGAATCTTCTTTAGGCTTGCTTAGTGTCTCTGCTTGTTTTGTATTGGTAATTTCCATTGGGTCTTTATCCAGAGGCTGTGAAATTACACTGTTTTGTATGTTGAACTACGTTTAACTCACATCTTCAGGCTTCAGATAAGGTGGCTTCTTTTAAAGAATGGCCAGTCGTCAATtttcttgttttgatttttttttttaattttctttttgttgaagCATGAATAGTTTAAAGTCTCTGGTGTTTGTATATTCATACAGAGAGAATGCATCAGTGAATCTAGTCAACTGTCTTTTCTCAGGAGCCACTGGAGCAGTGTCCCTATGACCCCAACCACAGGGTCCCACCCAGGAGCCTGGAGAAACACAAACTATCCTGCAGACTCCGAAAGCTGGGTTATTCACCTGAGGAGCAGGTAACTTGCATGGAACTGTAACAAACGCTGAAGTAGAAACTTCAGATTTGACATCCTACGTTAATCACCATTAATTACCGCCTTGCAGACAGAGATGGTGGATACTTCTTCTTGTTATCAGCAGAGCACTGTCAGAAGCTTCACCATGGGTGAGTTTTTATTGATCATCTTTGATCATCATCGCAGATCGACGATCATCCTTAGAGGTTCCCCAGCACCTTATTACAGAATCTTTCTCCTTTCAGAAAATTGATTAACCAAGTTTGGTTAATTTGTCTAATCAGGGACCATTTCCACAATGATGTAAAATAATCAATTTTGGTGTAAAATAACTCACTTCACTCCTAAAATGTTCTAGCTGAGTTTCCTGGCAAATGTACGGGTGTCGGGTGTTGGTTAGACTTCAGTTCATCGCTCAAGTAGCCACACAGCTAATTTTAGCAGCAACTAATCTTTATATGTATAGGGTTTATGTTATACGTACTGTTGAAGATTCTTGAAAAGCTATGTGCTAACTCCCTTAAACTTCTTCAAGCATAGATAGGTTTGAGAAGCCAGATTCTCCCTGGGAGGATACCAGTTCAAGCTCTTGTTATGGCAAAGAAAATTAAAGATAGGGAACTAATTTCACTGTACAGCATTCATGTGACACCAAAGTACAATGTATAACTCAGCTCGTGGACGTTGTTTGTTTGTGGTTGTTTGTCCGCTGCTCTCACAGAGAGATCTACCCAGCAGCAGGTGATCCTGCAGGCCAGATCTGCTGCACCTatgatgaagatggagggagTCTTCTGGCAAGGTGGGGCTTTAATTTCTCACTATTTATAAGGAGTGATCAATGGAGAATTTTACTTTTCAGGTGCCTACactgagcagcaggaggttcTTGTTGAGCTCTTTTGCCTGTTTCCCCACAAATTGAAATTCCTGTAGTTTAGTGTCACATGTTTTGAGCTGCTTAATGTGCTGACACCTgtattgtgtgttgtgtttgcagctACACTGGTGAGTGTTAGAGGGGCCgcagctctgctcacacacctgtTATATCCTTTTACCTCATATCCTTTCAGACATACTGTTCCTTTATATCTCCTCATGGGAAACAAAAGCTTGAGTTCAAGTTTAGAGTTAAGAACTTGGTACTCCTGAACAATCTAATGCTCCATCTCAAGATGACAACATCTGTATTTGGCTATAGTGACACCACTTTACCCTGACAATTTTCTTATGGTTAAAATTTTCCTTTCcattttgttgttatttactTAGCTTTTGCTTAAATTGCACATCACCTGATGTATGTGAGCCAGAGAAATGCGTATTTAATTAAAAGACACTTTTTACCTGCCACAATATGGCCAAAAACCCAACAAATATGGGAACTAAATCATAAATGACTCTTCTATCgctgcatttatttttgattAAAGTAGTAACATAAATATCAGAGGTTCATTTCATGTCGGAAGGTTTATATGATTATTAGGTTAGAATAACTCAACTAGAATACTAAACTAGGAGTAACTAGTAGGTACTAGTAGGTTACTAGTAGGTAACTAGAATACAGGTGGTGATGGACGTGGTCTGGTTCAGCTTGTGAGTAAAGCCTGTGCTCGTCCATCAGGTcagtacagcagccagccggtgGAAGTTCCTCAGAACCACAAACGGACCGTCTGTGACCTGACCGTGGCTGATCGATTGGCTCTGTATGATCACGTTATCGGCGCCCTGAATCCAAGAAGCGAAGCCCCCGAGTCCTCGGGCCAGGACGACCTGTACGTTGATTGGGTGTCCAAACTGCAGAGAGGTACAGTTCTTAAAAGTTCTCAGTTCCTAAAAGTTCTAAAGAACTGTTTGAACTGTTTGTGCCTTTACACCCTTTTGATGTCAGACAGAATTCTGATGGAAGAGAAGACTGACGTTAACATATTTCCTATTAAAAACGACTCTTTTCTCATAAATGTCAGGACTGTTTTCTGATTggttcatgtttttgttttttttcctaatgaTTTTGATGACGTAAATCAGAAAGACATCTTTATTTGTTCACCCAcacgtccgtctgtctgtctgcctgcaggtgaggagcagaatgAACCAAAGACTCACCTGGAGCTGATGGCGGAGATGAGGGACTATAAGAGGAGACGTCAGTCTTATCGAGCTAAGAACGTTCACATCACCAAGAAGTCCTACACTGAGGTGCTGCCCGATCTTCTAGTTTTTTACCCATAATCCCCTCCAAACGTCAATGAAGTTTCTATTCATCAATGTTCTTGATCGCTGCAGGTGATTAGAGAGGTCATCAACGTGCACTCGGAGGAGCTCGGCCGAcagtggagagaggaggagcaagagaaagtggaggaggagaccagGCTTAAGGTGTCCTCACACAGGTAGAGGGAATGCTGCCGCCTCCTCCTGGGGATGATTGGACACaagaatttaaaatgatctACAGTATTTCAGTTGAGGagactttttttgtttgtccatCAGGCGTCGGTCCAGCTCATCGGAGTCTGGACACTCACACAGCAGACGCCATCACAGCCGAGAACGAAGTCACGGTAGAGAgagcaagaagaggaggaaggagaggtgaggagggaccTAATGTGGTCCCTAAAGGAAGGGCGGGGGACCAGCTCACTCGGTCCTCTGTTGATTTGTTGATCGTGGTGCTGATGCCTCCTGTTTGGCTTCTTGATCACAGAAATTCCCGTTCACCAGAAGATTGCCGCCATGAtcggaagaagaagaagaagaagaagtcacGCAAGGAGGACAAGGACAAAGAGAAGTGACGCGAGATGAACATGGAAGTCAATGGATTCAAGACAAATAACCTCTTTAGTAATAACCTTATATTGTAACGTGTGGTCTggaaggctccgcccacctcttCCTGATTTGCTGTGGCGGTGGAATGTCAGACGGCATCGTCAAACCTGGCACATTAtcctgaggtcaaaggtcacccttATTTAGACACCTCGTTTTGTTTaaattgatcttttttttaaaaaaaaataagattacgagctgattttttttggagcattttaaatgaatatcaATGTTTTTCAAGATATCTGCACTGTTctgtttgtttcatttgatACCACAGCAACTAATAAAGAGAAAGCCAAAGTTAAATATGATTCTTGTTTAATAAATGTTGCTTTCAGATAAATTAAGGGTTATTTTTAAATTGTCCTTTCTTTCAACCCTCTGCTGCAGTTGACAattctgtttcctctcctcaagtcacattaaataaaactctaaaacagcatttattctcacacaaaaacatatttagaaGCTTTTTAGGGCTTATGAACAATTAGAAATACACATTCAGGATCTGAATTAAAGATAAAAATACACCTGCACACAAATGCACGTCTTTGAGACCTGAGAGATGATCTCTTGacgcctcacagcaagaaggttcccAGTTCAGGTTCTACCTTAGGAAGCTTCTGGATGTTCTGCTCATGTCAGCAGTCCAGACGTATGACGAGTCACTatggtgactgctgggataacACATCCTGAACAAGGCTGCATGAAGCTGAAATATTTATTGGTTTTTTCAgaactcttgttttttttgtaaatgtgaGTCTTTGAGTTTGTTACATCTGGAGCTCAAACTTTGTTCTGAAGACGGAGCTGAAGGAAGCGTTAAATCTAAGGTTTTCTGTCAGACTCTGGCTCTTCAGTTCAGGTATTTCACACCCTGgtgagaaaagaagaagatCCCACCAGTGCCGGAGAACCTGAGGGATCCTGGAGAGGAACTGAAGCAGGTCGTCTCTGTCCTGGCTGCATGTTGAACGTGTCCCGGTCCAAGATCTGATCCAGAACCATGTCAGCTTCCAGCCACAAGGTAAGAAAGTGTTTTGTCTGATCACATAATCTGGAACTAACCGCTTCTGAAACCGTTTTCCCGTTAGATCTGGAGGGTTTAGTCAGTAAATGTGTACGATTTTCTAATTCATCAAAATATCACAGTTTTCATGTCAAAGTCCAGCATCTGAACACTTTTATTTAGAAGAATCTTCATACCTGAAATAAACACTGAAGTAAAACctgcaaatgttgtttttaatatgaCTAAAGCACCTCGGGTATCAGCAATAGGAGAGTTGTAAAGTTTAAAGAGGATTTTTTTCTGTCGTCTGATCGTAAATGAATTATTATAGATGGAGCTTAACTCAACTTACAGCgaggcaggaagtgtgttgGATCACCTCACTGTCCTGGAGGTCCTGACCATCATGTGATCACATTAACTGGTTTATCCAAACTGGTAGAAACCAGGTGGAGTTAGAACCTTTTAACTGGTGAACTGAGCTTGACCACCCTGAACACTTTTGACAGAACTTCCACAAGTGTTGaatcaaataattaaaaaatagtCCAACAAAACACTGGATAAATTAATCTTGTAACACATTTGAGTAAAAAGAAGAGATTATATCAACAACTTAGCATATTGATACGTCTGTGCTCCAGGTGTACCTGCCCCCAGGTGTGCTGGTGTTCCTGCTGTGCATCATCTCTTCTCTCAGCCAGAATCAGTACTCTGGGTACcactcaggtcagaggtcaccaacaTCTGCATCACGGTCCTTCACTTTACTGCAGCTTAATATCTTATATTTTATCATCAGGTGACGAACACACCTATGAGGCCTCTTTGGACAACGTTCACGCAGTAGCGCCTCCTCGTCCAGGTGAGTTCAGGCTGttaaatcaaatttatttatttattttttaatttctcatctttgtttatttacttaGGTCATTGTTTTAACCCAAACCCGCATATCAGAACTGATAATGACAATCTGGCACCACTGAACACACGCACCTTTCTGGGTTTGCAAGGTCCATGTACCCTAGCACGTGCACCTCAGAGCTAGCCACACTTAGCTATGGTAGCCAAATTATTTCATGTCGTTTAAAAATTTATCCATTTCGTACCCATATGTAACCATACATTTATTATTCTAACTAATATTATTATAGCCCATTTGTAAACGCCATAGCccatttttttcttcatattgtcTGACATTCCTTctataatttttaatttctgtatataatgtataatgtacatagtaatgtacataacataagagtctttttctttttttcttttagtactatactgtactgtacaccacgggctaccgctgtaacacgtgaatttccccgatgtgggatcaataaagttttatccTTAATCGCCACGGCTGCAAATCGAAGCTTAAATGATCCACATCTAGCTGAGAGTCTACGCAGCTGCATAGTGTTTTATGTCACTTTTCCTTATTTTATTAATTGTATGATGccagtttaaatattttttctaCGGAATTGACAGCGGTGTGAATTTGTATGGCATGCAAGCTATTGAATTctacaaaatatttatttattacagttTCGGATTAAACTACTGGTATTCGAACGCACTAAATCACGAGATAGGAAGTCTAAATGGGTCATTATCTTCAGAATATCCACCTGAGCCAACTCCTGGCTATGGTGAGCAGAGGATTGAAGATGACCTCCATGGCCTCGCACCCACCCAGGTTACCTTGGTTACTGAAGAGGCCTTCCCTTATGCCACCACAGCCGAATTCCACTATGCCAAAGAGGATATGGACACCATGCAGGTACCATATGGGCCACTTTCTACAGCCGTGTTTCTCTAATTGGTCGGTGCACCTTTCTAATCATCTGGCGAACATCGTCTCAGGTCTTTCCTGAGACGGGCTCCTCggaggaggctgaggctgaCGGGGGTCTCGGGACAGAGGGGCCCACAGAGTGCGACTGTGATCCTGGCGAGCCTGGATTTGCTGGCTTTGCGGGGCCAAAGGTGCTGTCTCATTTGAGGGGAGAATTATTGAAACTTCAATCTCTCGCAGGTTTGACAGAGCTGGGCCGAGGGGCCAGGGCGTATCAGCCTAGCGCCCCCTCCAGGACGCTTCACCTCCACGGGAGAGAAACTGAGCAGAAGTCCCTGTTTTAAACCAGAAGAATCAGAGCTCTGTGTCGCTCTGATCCGTTTTTATATCAAAATTTTGGTTTGTGTTGATATATTTCTTCTCTCAGGGTTTCAGAGGTGTGCAGGGTATAAATGGGGAGCCAGGAGCTCAAGGCAGACAAGTGAGAGAGTCAGACATTTGTCCAAAAATCTAATCAATGGGATAATCCAGTTACCGCTGAGTTACaggatgatgtgtgtgttcatcgtCTGTCAGGGTTATAAAGGGATCAAAGGAgtccgaggaagaggaggagacactGGACCATTGGTGAGAGTGTGGGGCTCCAACAATAAATAACAGCGATGATGCTCA
The DNA window shown above is from Takifugu flavidus isolate HTHZ2018 chromosome 10, ASM371156v2, whole genome shotgun sequence and carries:
- the snrnp48 gene encoding U11/U12 small nuclear ribonucleoprotein 48 kDa protein — its product is MAESIKIENVQDRLDCLQELTEFTEKCRKRLNDIFDTLGWSWTYEDANKEPLEQCPYDPNHRVPPRSLEKHKLSCRLRKLGYSPEEQTEMVDTSSCYQQSTVRSFTMERSTQQQVILQARSAAPMMKMEGVFWQGQYSSQPVEVPQNHKRTVCDLTVADRLALYDHVIGALNPRSEAPESSGQDDLYVDWVSKLQRGEEQNEPKTHLELMAEMRDYKRRRQSYRAKNVHITKKSYTEVIREVINVHSEELGRQWREEEQEKVEEETRLKVSSHRRRSSSSESGHSHSRRHHSRERSHGRESKKRRKERNSRSPEDCRHDRKKKKKKKSRKEDKDKEK